From the Verrucomicrobiota bacterium genome, the window GTCGCGTTGCGGTAAGGGAGCATTGGTTTTGGCCCGTCGACGTTTTCGTTCATGTTTTGTATTCATATGCGGAGCATAACCCCAGCGCCGATTGCGAAGCAAACCAAAAATCAGCCCAAAATCAGGCTTGGGGCAGGGCCAACCGAGCCGACGTCGGGCAGCAGGCGGCGCGGTCGTTCCCCCACCTTTTAGCGGTGGGCGTAGTGGGCGGTTTGAAGTTGCTGGGACGGGCCTCAGTCCGTGAGGGCGTTTTCGTAATCAGGGGCCGGATCCACGTCGCCAAAGGGTTCGTAGGTCCAGCCCCCCTCGGCCGGGCCAGGCGGAGGCCGGGCGGCCGAGGCGTCGGGCCCCGCCCAGACGCCCAGATGGCGAAGGATCTTCTCGGTGATCCGGGGATCGTCAATCACAGAAATAATGCGCATGACTGACTGACAGACGGGACAGCGCAGCGGGTCGGCGTGCCACACTTTGAGAATCAGGTCCCGCCATTTTTTCGCGGGGAGGCGCACCGGAGGAGGCGGGGTGCGGAGGGCAGCGGTCGGCTGATATAGGGGATCCAACCGGCGGTGGCGCTGGCCGCGCATCTTGTTGCTGTACCAGCCGAAGTAGCGGACATTCTGGGCGCCGCGGTCGGGGATGTGCTGGGTGATGGCGGCCAGGAAGTCCGGGGCGGTGAACACCTCGAAGTTCCGGTTGATCTTGGGGTTCATCCGCGAGCGGTAAATGACGGTGTCGGCGGGCCATTCCATGGTCATCTTGTCGACGGAGAAGGAGTTGCGCAGGAGGTACTGGGCCAGCTTCTCCAGTTCGGCCCGGTTCTCGGCGGGGACGGGGTCCCCGGCATGGACGTTGAAGCCGGTGTGTTTCCAGGAGCGCAGGTTCTGGGCCCGCGCGGGCGGCAGGAGTTGCTGCGCGACGAGGAAGGCGAGGATGCGGGCCTGGAACAGTTCCTCCAGCGGCCTGGTCGGGAACGGGGGCAGCGGATGGAACTGCCCGTCGCGGTCAAAGAGGCCATCGGCCGCGAGGATATGCAGGTGGGGGTGGAAATCGAGGTACTCGCCGAAGGTGTGGATCGTCATCACGAAGGCCGGGAGGCCGGCCGGCAGGTCCAGGGCGGTGCGCAGGAAATCCCGGAGGCATTCCTGGCCCAGGGTGCAGAGGTTCCTCAGGAGGTGGCGGTGATGCTGGAAGTAGGGTCGGAGCATCCGGGGCAGGGCCAGGACGTAGTGGCGGTGGGGCACGGGGGCGAGCACCTCGTCCACGATGAATGCGCCCGTGGCCTGGACCTTCTTCTGGTGGCAGGAGGGGCAGAACTTGCTGGTCTTGCAGGAGAAGGCCAGGAGGTATTCGTGCTGGCATTTATCGCAGCGAACGCGGGCGAAGCCGCGTTCGAGGTTGCCGCAATCGAGAAATTTGTGGACCACCTCCTCAACGATCGGGCGCAACGGGCCCTGGCGGGGTTGGTAATGCTCGGGATAGCGGTCCAGAAATTCGTCGAAGTGGCGGCTGGCGCACTGCCACAAGGGCGACTTTTTCGGATTTTTGGCACGGTACAGTTGCATAATCGTGCCCGCCATTGTAAAAGAGAGGTGTGCCATCTAACGGCACACCGGAAAGAAAAAGAAAAAAGATTTTTAGCCGCGAAAAGACGCAAAAGACGCAAAAGGATCTGGCCATGAAAGCCGTGACGCGCCCGCAGTACCACCGAATTCGCCGGATGCTGGAATTGATCCGGGAAGGCACCCGATCCGGGCAGTTGCCCAACCGGGGTGATTTCTGCCGGGAATTGGAGATCTCTGCGCGCACGGCC encodes:
- a CDS encoding transposase: MQLYRAKNPKKSPLWQCASRHFDEFLDRYPEHYQPRQGPLRPIVEEVVHKFLDCGNLERGFARVRCDKCQHEYLLAFSCKTSKFCPSCHQKKVQATGAFIVDEVLAPVPHRHYVLALPRMLRPYFQHHRHLLRNLCTLGQECLRDFLRTALDLPAGLPAFVMTIHTFGEYLDFHPHLHILAADGLFDRDGQFHPLPPFPTRPLEELFQARILAFLVAQQLLPPARAQNLRSWKHTGFNVHAGDPVPAENRAELEKLAQYLLRNSFSVDKMTMEWPADTVIYRSRMNPKINRNFEVFTAPDFLAAITQHIPDRGAQNVRYFGWYSNKMRGQRHRRLDPLYQPTAALRTPPPPVRLPAKKWRDLILKVWHADPLRCPVCQSVMRIISVIDDPRITEKILRHLGVWAGPDASAARPPPGPAEGGWTYEPFGDVDPAPDYENALTD